DNA sequence from the Candidatus Sericytochromatia bacterium genome:
CGTTACCCGCTCGACTACTTTGAGGCCTGGGTCCGCAGCCTGGCCTGGCGAAGCGTGTCCCTGTTGGGTGGCTTGCTCTTCTCCCTGCAGCCGGCCGAGCCCCTCTGGGCCGCCCCCACCTTGCTGGGCATGACCCTGGCGGCTGTGGCCATGGCCGAGGCCGCCCGCGCGTTCAGGCGGTGGCACTGGCCTCGGCAATGGGCGGCCGCCCTGAGCCTCCTTTGCTTGGGGACTGGCGGTTCGCTGGCGCTGTCGGGGGCTGCGGTCGGCACGCTCCTGTTCCCCGGTTTCGTCGCGCTGACCTTGGCGCAAGCGCTGGTCGCCTGGGCGTTCTATCCCGCAGGTCAGGAAGAGCGGAGCCTTGGGCGGGCGCTGGTTTCCGCCTTTGCAGCCCTTTGGGTGCTGGAGTCACTCAGTTATCCCCTGTTGATTCTTTACTTTCTGCCGGGGGTCGCCCCCCTGTTGCTCGCTTCCGGACTGCTGGTGCTGCTGGCAGGAACGGGCATGATCATCTGGCTGTTCGAGCAGTCCCTGTCCCGCGCCGAGCAACTGGGCCGGGAGCTTCAACAGCGCAATACCGAGATGTTCGCCGCCCTGCAGGACCTGGCGGAAAGCCGCAGCCAGACCGCCATCTACACCACCATCGCTCGCGAACAAGCGGCGTTGGTGCGCCAGATCCTGCACGACCTGCGCAATGCGCACCAGGCGATGCAGTTCATCGCGGAGAGCCTGGCGGACGAGACGGCGTCGGAGCCCCGGGCCCAAACCTTGCTGCGGGCCCTGGAACGACAATTGACCTTTGTCTCGAGCTTCCTCAAGGAAAAGCTGGGGCGCTTGATGGATCCGTCCGGGACCCGCTTGGTGGGGACGCCGCTGGCCCCCGTGTTCGAGTCGCTGGCGGCGACCTTCGAGCCGATCCTGCGCACGAAGGGGCAACGCCTCGAGATCGACTTGCCGCAGACCCCCTGTCACCTGCGCCTCTCGGCGATCGAACTGGACCAGATCCTGGGCAACTTGATCCGCAACGCCCATCAGCACGCGGGGCCTGGCGTCTTGGTGCGGCTCTGGGTCGAGGCCGGAGACGGCTGGGCCACCCTCTATGTGGAGGACGATGGCGTGGGCATGCCGTGGGAGGTCCAGGCGCGACTCGGACGTTCCGCGCCCCGACCGGACGGCTCCGGCATGGGCCTGTTGAATGTGGACGAACTGGTCACCCGGGCGGGAGGGGCCTTCGGGGTGGTCAGTGAGCCCGCCCGCGGTAGCACCTTCCACGTCCGCTTGCCGACGCTCACCTGGGGCGGTGCGGAACGGGAGGTTTCAGTGGAGAAGTCTGCCCCGAGTGGCAAGTGATGATACGATGAAGTATCAAATAAGGGGGGCTGTATCATGAGAACGACTATCCTCGCCGTTGGCTTGCTCGTCTGCCTGATGGGCTGCCGAACCAAGACGATCGGTGCGGTGGACCCCTCCGTGGCAGGTGCTTACGCCGACTCGAGCCGTCTGATTGGCATGGATGCGGCGACTGCGACCCAAAAGACGGGCGATTCATTTGGCGCCTCTTCGGCAGCACCAAAGCCGAAGAGTTCCAGCCAGCCGTCACCCGTCCCTGACCAGCCGGCCAGTGACACGGCCTGTGCGGATCAGGCAGCGGCGGACGCCAAGCGACCTGCGGCTTGTCGCTGAGCCGGCAGGGCGACTCTCGTGCGTCGCGTCGAGGAGGCTGTCACCGACATTTTGACGGCTCTGACGCCGCTGGCTGCCGAGGCTGTCGACCTTCGTGATGCGGTGGGCCGGGTCTCCGCCGAAGCGGTGCGAGCCCCGGGGGCCCTGCCCCCGTTCGACAATTCGGCCGTGGACGGTTACGCCGTATGCCTGGCCGACGTCGCCACGGCTCGGCCAGACGCGCCGGTCCGGCTGACCTTGCTCGGAGAGTGTCCCGCGGGCCCCAGGCGGGAGGTGCCGTCCTTGGTGGCGGGAGCCGCCTACCGCATCATGACCGGAGCCCCGCTCCCGCCTGGTTGCGAGGCGGTCGTCATGCGCGAGGATACCCTGGAAGCCCCCGACCACGTGCAGATTCTCGCTTCCGCCGAGGGCGGCGAGAACCTCCGCCGGGCCGGGGAAGATGTGCAGCCGGGGCAACTGGTGATGCCCGTTGGCACCGCCGTGACGCCGGCTCATGTGGCCTTGCTTTCCGGACTGGGCCTCACCCGGGTGCAGGTGGTGAGGCGCCCGCGCGTGGCGCTGATCGCCACGGGGGACGAGCTGGTCTGGCCAGACCAACCTCTGCTGCCTGGCCAGATTCGGGCTGCCAGTGCCTGGGCCTTGGAGGCGCTGGTGGTGGCGGCAGGTGGGGTGCCTTTGCAGTGGGGCATCGTCGGCGATCGCCCGGAGGACTTGCAAGCCCTCTTTGCACGCGCGGACGAGGTCGACCTGATCCTCACCACGGGGGGCGTCTCGGTGGGCGACCATGACCGGGTGCGCGAGGTGTTGGCCGCGGTGGGCCGTGTCGATTTCTGGCGGATCGATATGCAGCCGGGGAAGCCCCTGGCCTTCGGTCATCTCGGGAAGACCCCTGTGATCGGATTGCCGGGAAATCCGGTCAGCAGTTTGGTGGGGTTCAGTTTGTTCGCGCGTCCGGCCATTCGGTGTCTGGCGGGACAGCGGCAGTGCTTGCCCCCGCCCCTGCAGGCGCGCCTGCGGGAGGCCCATCGAAAAACCGCTTCGCGACGGCAATATCTGCGGGCGCGGGTGCAGTGGTCGTCCGAGGGGTTCCTGGTGGAACTGTCGACCCGACAGGGCTCCCACCAGCTGTCCGGCCTGGCCTGGGGCAACGCCCTCGCGGTGCTGCCGGAGGGCCCTCATGATTACCTGGCCGGCGAAGCGGTCGAGGTGTTGTTGATGGAGGAACTGGAGGCTTATGCGGGTAGCGATCCTGACCCTCAGCGATAGCCGCAGCCTGGCTGAGGACCTGAGCGGGCAGGGGCTGGTCGACTACCTGGCCGCCTGGCCGGATGTCGAACTGGTGGAACGCGCCCTGTTGCCGGACGAACGCGACCAGATCGAGGCGGCGCTGATCCGCTGCGTGGACGACCTGGCCTGTGCGCTGGTGCTGACCACGGGGGGCACCGGCCTGGCACCTCGCGACGTCACGCCCGAGGCCACCGAGGCGGTCAGCGACCGCCTCGTTCCAGGCTTGGCCGAGCGGATGCGTCAGCTCAGCCTGCAGAAGACCCCGCTGGCGGCGCTCAGCCGGGCGGTGGTGGGGCAGCGAGGACGAAGCCTGATCGTCAACCTGCCGGGGAGCCCGCGGGGGGCCCGGGAGTGCCTCGAGGCGATCGCGGCGGTCTTGCCGCACGCTCTGGCGATCGCCGGGGGGGAACGTCCCCACTGAACCTGGGCCGCGCGGGCGCGCCGCGCAGCCTCAGAATCGGGGCGCCCTCAGGCCTGACGCAGGGCCGTGAACCCGAGGATGAGCGGGGTGTCGCGAAGTTCGCTCGACAGCGGCACTTCACTCAAGATCGGCCCAGCGGCCTGGAACAGGGACGCTGCACGCGCTTCGGCCACGTTCAGTGCGGTCGCTTCGCTGGCGGGCACAGCCACGAAATGCAGGGGCACGGGGCGGGACGGCAATGCCCGAGGCGGCACGGCGGCGTTGGGCTTGACGATGCGCCAGGCGTGGGCGGCGTCGGAAGAGGTGGTGATGGCCATTCCGCTTGGTTTCTCCTTGAGTGCAGCGTGGGACCCCCCCCTTGTACCCTGCCGGCTCCACGAATCCACCGTCAAGGATGTCGCGCACGACACAGGCCTGCTGCGCGTGGTAAGGAAGCACCATGATGAAACGTCTCCAGGAACACCGCCCGCCGGACCAGGCGCCACGGGTGCCTCCAATCGGTCGAACCGACGCCCTCGTGCTGGGGCTGGCCGCCGTGTTTCTGCTTGCCTTTGTGGGCCTCACCTGGGGCCAATGGCCCTTGCTCACGGCCGATTCAGCCCGAGAACTGTACATCCCCTTCCAGGTGCGGCATGGCGCCCTGATCTATCAAGATTTTTACCATCTGTATGGCCCCCTGGCGCCTTGGACCTGGGCGACTCTGCTGGGCTTGTTGGGCGAACGTCTGGAGGTCCTGTATGGGGCTTCAGCCCTCCACCTGATGCTGATCAGCGGCTTGCTCTACGCCGTCGCGCGCCAGGTTTTGTCTGCGCTCCCCGCGGCCGCGGTGCTCGCGCTGTTTCTGAGTCACTTTGCCTTGGGACGTGATCTGGAGGGCTACCTGTGGCCCTACACCTTCGCCGCCACTTTCGGGGTGGCGCTCGGGCTGGGGACCTTGCTCGGCCTGCTCCGCCATCTGGTCACGGGGCGACGGCGCTGGTTGGCCCTGGCAGGGCTGTGCGTGGGCCTTTCCTGCGTGACCAAGCTGGAATTTGGTTTCGCCGCGGCGGCGGTAGCGCTGGTGTACGTGGGCCTCAGGACCTGGCTGGCGTGGTGGCGAGAACGTCCCTGGACCCTGGCCGACCTCCTCGCGGGCGTCGTCCCCGCTTTGCTGGTGGGGGGAGGCTTGCTGGCCTGGTTGCTTCATCAGGTGCCCCTCTCGGTGGTGCTGGAAAGTGTGTGGCCCCAGCGTTTGATGGCCCTCTGGAACAGTCGCGACGCCTGGCGGGGGAGCCTCGTGACGTGGCGCTTCAACCTGTTCTGGCTGATGGTAGACCTGGCCGCCCTGGCGCTTGCGCTGCTCGGGGGACGCTTCTGGGCCTGGGGACGCCAGCGTCCGTGGCGGATGGCTCTGGGCTTGTTGCCCCCCTTGCTGCTCGCCGGCGGCCTGGCCGCCCGTCCTGAACGGTGGCAGTTCTGGTGGGAATGGGCCCACCGCGTCTGGGTCAGTCCCAGTTTCTTGCTGCTCCTCGCCGTGGCATTGGGGGCCTGCTGGCAATGCCGTGCCCGCGGACGTTGGCACGACGTGACCTTGGCCTGGTTGCTGCTCTCGCTTTATGGCCTGCTGATCACCACCCGCACGCTGTTTCACGGGATCAACGAGTACACCGGTTACCAGGCACCGGTCGCCCTGATCGCCTGGGTGGCGCTGGCCACGCAATGGGGGCCGCGCGCGCTCGGGTTGCGCTTGTCTACCTTGGGCCAGCGTCTGCCGCTCTGCCTTCTGCTCGCGGCTCTGATGGGGCGCCACGGCTTGGACCTGGCCAACACCTATGCGGTGCGAATGGTCCGGGTCGATGGCCCGGCGGGGTCGGTGTGGGCCTTACCGGAACACGCGGAGCCGTTCAATGCGACGCTGCGCTTTTTGAAGGCTTCGCTCAAGCCCGGAGAGCGTTTCGTGGCGGCGCCCATGGAGCCCAGTCTCTACCTGTTCGCGGGGCAGGACAATCCGGTCAAGGAAAACCAGATTTTTTACGGATACCTGACCACCCCCGACGAGGAGCTGGACTTTCTGGCTCGCCTGAAGGCCGCGAGGGTCGCTTACTTTGTCCTGTCCAACTTCGGTGAGGAACGCTGGAAGTTCGGCGTCGGCTACATGCCTACCCTGGGGGCCTGGCTGGCTAAAGACTGCCGGGTTGCGGCCGAATTCGGGCGAGGTGCCTATCGAATTCGCATCTTCGCGACGCCCTTCGGGCAGGCGGGCGTGCCGCCTCAAGGGGGACTGGACGGGGGCGGATAGCGCATCCGCAAGGTGGGGGTCACACCACCTGCCCGGATGATCTCCCGGTAGACTTCCACCGCGGGCGTCGGATGCCGGGTCAGGTCCTTGTTGCGAATGTCGATTCGCCACAGCCCGAAGCGCGGGTCAAAGGAGCCCCATTCGTAATTGTCGGTCAGGGTCCAGTACATGTAGCCGAGAATCGGCAGTCCCTCGTCTTTCAATTTTCGCAGGGCGTCAATGTGGGCCACGAGGTAGGCCTCACGGGTCCATCCATCCGAGCGAGGTTCGCGATTGCGGGTCGCGAATCCATTTTCCGCGAGCAGGATCGGCAGGCGGAAGGCCTCGTGGTACGCACGAATGATCCGGTCCATGTGTTCCGGGCGCACGCCCCAGCGCCAGGGTTGAACCGGGAAGGAGGTGGCCGCGCCGGCATCGACGGCCCCGTAGTAATGAAGCGCCAGATAGTCCAGATAGCGGACCCGCGGTCGCCCATCCCAGCCGCGGTGCTTGTCCAGCACCAGATTGAGCAATTGACTCGGCATGTAGTGAATCCCCCCATCTGCGATCGGAAAGAGGGCGTTGTATTCGGCCAGCGAGACGCGAGCGTTGCCATCGAGTCGATGGATGGTCTTGTAAGCCTCCACGTGGGCCGTGACCAAATTGGCCGTCGCGCGCACGGTCGAAACAGGCCCCATTCGGTGGGGGAGGGTCCAACCCATCATGTAGCCACCCAGAATCAAGGTGGCTGGCTCGTTAAACGTGATGTACCAGTCGATCTTTTTGCCGAATTCCCGGGTGACAAAAGCGACGTAACGATTGTATCGTTCGACGATGCGGGGATTCTCCCAGCCGGCCAGACCGTCGGCGCTCGCTTCCATCGCCCAGCGGGGCGTGGCGAAGTGGTGAAGCGCGATCACGGGGGTCATCTTGCGTTTGCGGATGCCGTCCAGCAGGCGATGGAGGTGGGCGACCTCGGCCCGGTCGAATTGGCCTTCGACCGGTTCGATCCGACTCCATTCGATGCTGGTGCGAAACGCATTCAGGCCCAGTGAGGCCGCGCGGTCGAGGTCGGCCTGCATGTGGCCCCGGAAGTTGGCGCTCAGTCCGCTGCGTTCAGGCAAGCGTCCCGACCGCTCCAGTTCAGCCCAATCCATGGCGGGATGGGCCCCATCGTTCTGATAATCCGACAGCGTCACGCCCCACAGGAAAGGGGTCTGGCCCACCGGGGCTGGCGGCAACTCATCGGCGCCTTGGGCCCGGGCCGTGGGGGCCGGCAGGTGAAGGCCCACCGTGACACCGAGGAACAACGAAACCAGCCAGCGGAATGAGGCCACGGTGCTTCCCCGAGACGGACCTTTGCGACACCTTCGTCATGATGCCGGAAGCGGGCATCGATGTCACGATCAGGCGGGCCGCCGCTTGGATCGCCGACGGGGGAGAGCCAGACGGCAAGGCCAACCTTGGTCCGTGATGAAGGCGGGTGATGGTGGTTCGAAATGCGGCTGAAAAGGGAATGAACCAGACATCCCCCCTCGGTTCTGTGCATGGCCACCTGTTTCTACCACCCCGAAGCCAAAGCCAAATTCGTCTGTCCGGATTGCGGACAGGACGTGTGTGATAACTGCCGAATCGAAGGCGGATTGCAGCGCTGTGGACATTGCGCGACGCATGGGCCGCCGGCGCGTCCTGAAGAAGCCGGTGCGGAAGGGTTCGCTGCCGACTATTCGGGGGGGAGTTTCGCAGCAGGCGATGAATTGGACGCCGCTTTCTCCTTCGCCGAGGGGGGAGTGGCAGTGGCCAGTGAACCACCCGGCGCCTCGCATGGCTTCGACGGTGCGCTGGTGGATGACCTCAGCTTTGGTGCCACGGATTTCGCTGGTGAGCCATCCAGCAGTGGGTTCGACGATTTCATGGCGGGCGTCACGGAGGCCATGCCATCCTCCTTCGGGGCTGGCGTGGCGGCGCAGCCTGTGACCGAGGACCTGGTGATGTGCTCGTACCACGGCGATGTCGTGGCGGAGATCCAGTGCCTGAATTGCTATCAACCCTACTGCCTGGCCTGCTTGCCCTCCGGGACCCAGTGCGCGCCTTGCAAGGCCGACCCTAGCGGCCGGGCCTTGCAAGCCGAATCCTTCGGGCCATCGTCCGTGACCGAAGTGGGCTACGAACCCGGAATGGACTTCGCGGCCAGCTACGCCGATCGCGGTGGGATTCACGAAGGGCTCGAGGTGGCCGCGCAGGCGGCTGAGGTAGCGGCCGCGCGGCCTCGAAAACCGAAAAAATCGGCCAAGAAGGGCCAGGCTGTGGCACCCAAAAAGGCGGCCAAGAAGTTCAAAGGCCCACGCCTGTCCCCGAAGCTGCTGGTCGGGGGCCTGGCTGCCCTGGCCCTGGTGGGAGGGGTTGCCTGGTGGGTCACCGTCGGGCAGCAGCGATTCTTCCCGCCTCCTCCGCCTTTCAAAGGGCCGACCAAAGTGGCCATCGTGTCACCCAAGGCGGCAACCATCCGAGGCGTGCAGCAAATCCAGCTTCAAGTGGCGTCGCCGCAGCAGGTGGAACTCGTGCTGGTGACCATCGACAAGAAACATTGGGCCAAGTTTAAAAAGCCTCCCTTCAAGAGCGAGTGGCCGACCAACGTCCACAAGCCCGGCAAGCACGAGGTGGAAGCCAAGGCGACCTACAAGCACGGGGTGACGGTCACCCACAAGAAGACCTACGTGGTCAAATCAAAGTAGAGGTAACGCTTGGCGCAGTGCCATTACCACCCGGAGTCGAGAGCCTCGGCCTCCTGTGCCCATTGTCGCCAGCAGATTTGCGACCGCTGTCGGCTGAATGGCGCCGTCGGCCGCTGCATGAACTGCCACAGTCAGGCCGCCAAAGGCGGGGGGGATGCCGCCGGCAAGCCCAAGCGTCTGTTCTGCACCAATCACGATGGCGTGCCGGTGGATCGGCGCTGCAAGAGTTGCAACAAACCTCATTGCCCAGCCTGTCTCAATGGGGCACAGCATTGCTTTCGCTGTGCCCTGGAACCACGGGCTCGGGGCACCGGGAGCCTGGCTCGGCGGGGCACCGGGAAACTCACTGGCGCGACGGGTGCGCTGCAGGCGATGGAGGACATGGCCCGGCCTCTCCCACCGGCCGTACGGGCCGGCCTCGCCGCCGCCGGTGCGCTGGTGGTCGTCGTGGTGCTCTTGGTGGGGTATGTGAAAGTGAAGGCCGCGCTGACGCCGCCGCCGCCGCCACCCCCCTACACTGGAGTGGCCAAGGTTGCGTTTTCCCAGCCGACGGGCGCCAGGCCGCTGTCGGGGAACCAGGTCATCAAGCTGTCAGTTGCGGCACCCCAGCATCTGTCTTATGTGGAGCTGTCGGTCGACGGCAAGCACTGGGAGCGCTTCACCCGGCCGCCCTTCCAGACCGAATGGCCCACTCCTATCGTCAAGAACGGTCGCCACGTGCTGGAGGCCAAGGCTGTCTATCGCGGCGGCAAGCGCGTCGCTTTGGCGCGTCGGGTTTGCGTGACGCGCAATCGCTTCACCGCCCGCTGAGTCCCCTGGTCGTCATGGGCGGCGCGACCAGGAAGGTCACTGACGCCGCGGGAAAGGAGATCCCCCCGGCCAGGTCGAGCTCATCGGCTTCCAGGCGCTCGACCTCGTTCCAGGCGGCATTCCAGGGGTCAGTCAGTCCCGGTCGCGGCTGGAGCGTGTAACGCCGTCCGCGCGTCTCCGGCCGTGAGCTTCCCTTCAGCACGAGCTGGGCTTGGACAGGCTGGCGACTTCGGTTGACGACGAGCAGCGTGACCCCTCCATCCTGGCGCTGGGCGGCAGCCACGTGAAGCAAGCTGACTCGGGTGCGGCTGCCATCGGCTCCGACGTCCTCCCAAAAGCCGACATTCTGTACCTGAGAGGTCACGATCGTGTCGCCCCAATGATGTGCCAGCCAGCGGCGAAACGTGTAGATGGGAGAGGGCTGGGCGACCTGGTTTTCGGGAAAATAGAGCGAATCGGAGGCGCCACCACGGCCCGCATGCCAGGCGGCAAAGTCGGTGGTGATGGGCATAAGCTGGCGACCGTTCCGGCTCAGGTTGAAGGCCGTCACCACCGCATCGGCCGCATAGAGGGCACCGTACATCCCGGTGTTGCGAGGCAGGCCGCTGGCGGCGTGGAACTCGTCGTTCCAGATCTCGATGGGGTAGGGGGCCTGCGCAAGGGCTGGCATGATCTCGCGCGCCATCAACTCGGCCAGATAAGCATTCCCGGCCAGTTTTTCCCCGACCGGGTAACTGGGGTATCCGTGTAATTGCAGGGCATCGAAGCGGATTCCCTCGCGCTGAGCGGCCTGGATGAAATCGCGCACCATCTGCCCTTGCTGGCTCCAGAAGGTGTCGCGCAGAGGGTCGTGAGGCCCCCCCCAGAACACGTTGACCGCCGCCGCCAGCGCGACCTTGACCGGATGAGGACTGGCCTGCCGGACCTGCCTGACATAGGGAGCGGCGTTGGCCACGTAGCGCGCGATGTCCCGGGCCTTTTCGTGCCCTCGCACCACGCGCAACTGAACCTCGTTGCCAATTTCGAACAAGAAGGCCCCATCGGGCGGCGCGCTCTGCGCCCCGGAAAACGGGGGCCATTGCACGCGCAGCTCTGACCGCGCGCCATTCAGCCAGGCGGCCAGGTTGCCCGCGGCCTCTGGCGTGTCCGTGCCGAAATTGATGGTGACCAGCGGCTCGGCCTCCGCCTCGGTCGCTTCCTGCAGGCTGTAGCGGAGGTCGTCATAGGGATAGCCGTCCCAGGTGCTGTCCTGCCCATCGCGTCCCCAGTTTTCCAGGAAACGATAGCCGGTCAGGTACCAGTAGTCGTGCCGTCCATCGGTCGGCCCGTGTCCCGTGCGGTAGAGCCCCCGTCGCTGGGAGCGGGCGGGATAGCCGGCTTGCTGCAGTTCCGCCTGGTAGCGTTGGCCCCAGCGGGGCGCCAGTGCCTGTAACGCTTGCAGAAAGGCCTGGCGGTCGAACCCATGCACCCGGAACTGCCGATGGTTGTGGTTTCGATTGTATCCGTTGACGTAGGGACTGGCGGCGTGCAGAGGACGCGTCAGATCGATTTCGATGCGCGCGGTCGGCCGCGCGCGTGAACCCGCCAGTGGCGCAGGCGCTTGGACCGCCGACAGTGCGCCACGCCAGTTGGGCACCTGGCTACCACACGCGGCCAGAATGGCCAGACCGACGCCCGTGAAAATGGTCCATCGCACGATATGCTACCCCTCCCTGTCTGGCAGCTTAATCGAACAAGGTCCCATCACCAACAAAGAAGCATCGCCGTGCGTCTGCCACGCCGCCGGTAAGCGCCGCGCATGAGGGTGTCCGGGCGATCGCCCCCAGAGAAGAGGTGGACCTGCTTCGAACGCCATGAGCGCCGGGCCCCCTGTCCCTGGCTAACCTTGATTCAAATAGGGATGAAAGATCGCCAGCAGAGCCGCTTGGGCCTGCTCCAGGCTGATATTTTCCTCGACGCTCTGTCGCAGGAAGGCCTTGATCGGCTCGTTGAGGTCAATCGCCAGATCGATCTGGGGGTTGCTGCCGCGCTGGTAGGCGCCAATGTTGATCAGGTCCTGCGCGTTCTTATGAGTCGCCAGCGCTTCGCGCAAATAGCCGGCGGCCTGACGGTGGGACTCGTTCGTGATCTCCGGCATGACGCGGCTGACAGACTGCAGCACGTCGATGGCAGGGTAATGATTCTGAGCCGCGAGTTCGCGACTGAGGATCACGTGGCCGTCCAGAATGCCGCGCACCGCGTCGCTGATGGGTTCATTGAAGTCGTCGGCCTCGACCAGCACGGTGTAAAGTCCTGTGATGGAGCCTTGGGAGCCCGTCCCGGCCCGTTCCAGCAATTTCGGCAGGATGGCGAACACGGAGGGGGTGTAGCCCTTGGTGGCCGGAGGTTCCCCGATCGCCAGACCGACCTCGCGCTGGGCCATGGCAAAGCGCGTGACGGAATCCATCATGAGCATCACGTCTCGTCCCTGATCGCGGAAATGCTCGGCAATGGCTGTGGCGACCAGCGCGCACTTGATCCGCTGCAAGGCCGGCTGGTCGGAGGTCGCCACCACGACAATGGAGCGGGCCAGGCCCTCAGGGCCCAGATCGCGCTCGAGAAATTCACGCACTTCCCGGCCCCGTTCCCCCACCAGGCAGATGACATTCAACTCCGCCGCGGTGTTCCGTGCGATCATGCCGAGCGTGGTCGATTTGCCGACGCCGGATCCGGCAAAGATTCCCAGGCGTTGACCGCGACCGCAGGTCAGCAGCCCATCGAGGGCGCGCACGCCGAGGGAGAGGGGCTGCTTGATGCGGGCCCGCATCAGAGGATTGGGGGGGGCGCTGTCCACCGGGATCCGGCTCAGCTGGCGCAGCGGAGGGCCGCCATCGATCGGGCGCCCGAGGCCATCGAGGACCCGCCCCAGCAACGCGTCGCCCACCGGGACACTGAGCGGGCGTCCCGTGGCCACCACCTCGGAGCCAGGACGAATGCCTGCCATCTCGCCCAACGGCATGAGCAGCAGGCGATCGCCTCGAAAACCGACCACTTCAGCGGCCAGGGGGGGGCTGCTCGCCTCGGTGGCAATCAGGCAGATTTCGCCCATGCGTGCCGAGGGTCCATCGGATTCCACCACGAGGCCCACAATCTGGGCCACACGTCCCTCGACCCGGATCGGGTCAAGTTTTCCGAGGATGCGAAACTGACGGCCAAGCAGGCCGCCACCGGGAGAGTCCGATTGGTCCAGTCCGGCCATCACGCGATCACCAGCCTCGGCCTGACTTGGTCTTCTTTTTGCCCAGCATGCGGGCCAGCGAATCGGTGGCCTGCTCCAGATTGGGTTCCTGGTTGCGGTTGCTGGCGACATTGGGCAGCAACTGGTCGGCGGGAATCCGAGATTCCACGCCGCTGAGCAACTCGTCGATGGCCTGGTCCCCGAGCGGGGCTTCCAGGTGTTCTCGCTTGGCCGCTATCGGCGGTGGCGCGGGAGGCACGGGAGCAGGCGCGGGGGTGGCTCGCGGGGTAGGTGCCGGGGGAGGAGGGGCGGCTGGGGCTGCCGGGGGAGGCACGCTAGGCAGGGGTTGCGCGGACATGGCCAGGGCGCGCGCCTGAGCTTGGGCCTGGGCCAGCACGGCGGCGGCCTCGGCCTGAGCCGCCTGCACGACTTGCCGGGCTCGGGCCTCGGCCTCCGCTTGCGTCGCGGCGTCCCGCCGCATCAGGGCTTCCATGTGCGCGGCCGGATTGGCAGACGAGGAATCAATGGTCGACAGCATCGCGCTATGACCGAGCGCCTGCACCGCCGCGGCCACCATGGGATCGACGCCACTGCCCTCGTCGACCCCCAGCTGAACATCGAGCAGGCTGGTGGCGACCTCGGCCAGCTGGGTGGACAGCCGGGCATCGATCAGGCCGGAGCGACTTTCCACCAGGCAGCCTCCCAGCCCGACGTTGCTGTCCGGCACGATATCGAGCTGATTGAGCCCATCGATGCTGAGCATCAGCTGCTGCTTCACCGCCACGATCTGGTCCATGTCCAGGGGATGGACGCGCAAGCGCACCTGGGTCTTGTCGATCAGATGTTGGATGGCCACCCGCGCCAAGGGAAGCGCCGCTTCCCGTCCGTGCGCGAGTTCGATCGGCAGAAGTTTGGCCGCGATGGCGATCGACAATTTGCTGAGTTCCTGAATCAGGTTGTCTTCCCGCTGAGCCATCTCGGCGTGGAATTGCGCGATCGCCTGAGACAGGGCCCCCAGGATCTGACCGTACTCCTGAACCACCGTGCGTTTGGCTTCCTCCAGACCCATCGCGTAGCCCTCGGCGTGGCCGCGTGCGCGTCCCTCATCGAGGGCTACCTGCCGGATCTGTTCGGCGTCCTCTTCGGCCAGCGCGATGATGGCGCTGGCCTTGTCCTGAGCGGCCGAAACCTGGGGTTCGGGGCTGCGCGACGCGGCGGGACCGAAGGGGCGTTCGGCACTGCGGCCCGGGGTGCGAATCGTGTAGGTGCCATCCTCGAAGGCCGAGACCTTGATGATTTTCGGACGGATGGGCGGCACGCTCGACATGTCAGTACACCAGGTCGTCCTGACCCGCCCGGCTGATCATGATTTCGCCCGCCTCTTCGAGCTTGCGAATCACGGCCACGATCTTCTGTTGGACTTCTTCGATATCCTT
Encoded proteins:
- a CDS encoding B-box zinc finger protein, which encodes MATCFYHPEAKAKFVCPDCGQDVCDNCRIEGGLQRCGHCATHGPPARPEEAGAEGFAADYSGGSFAAGDELDAAFSFAEGGVAVASEPPGASHGFDGALVDDLSFGATDFAGEPSSSGFDDFMAGVTEAMPSSFGAGVAAQPVTEDLVMCSYHGDVVAEIQCLNCYQPYCLACLPSGTQCAPCKADPSGRALQAESFGPSSVTEVGYEPGMDFAASYADRGGIHEGLEVAAQAAEVAAARPRKPKKSAKKGQAVAPKKAAKKFKGPRLSPKLLVGGLAALALVGGVAWWVTVGQQRFFPPPPPFKGPTKVAIVSPKAATIRGVQQIQLQVASPQQVELVLVTIDKKHWAKFKKPPFKSEWPTNVHKPGKHEVEAKATYKHGVTVTHKKTYVVKSK
- the fliI gene encoding flagellar protein export ATPase FliI, producing MAGLDQSDSPGGGLLGRQFRILGKLDPIRVEGRVAQIVGLVVESDGPSARMGEICLIATEASSPPLAAEVVGFRGDRLLLMPLGEMAGIRPGSEVVATGRPLSVPVGDALLGRVLDGLGRPIDGGPPLRQLSRIPVDSAPPNPLMRARIKQPLSLGVRALDGLLTCGRGQRLGIFAGSGVGKSTTLGMIARNTAAELNVICLVGERGREVREFLERDLGPEGLARSIVVVATSDQPALQRIKCALVATAIAEHFRDQGRDVMLMMDSVTRFAMAQREVGLAIGEPPATKGYTPSVFAILPKLLERAGTGSQGSITGLYTVLVEADDFNEPISDAVRGILDGHVILSRELAAQNHYPAIDVLQSVSRVMPEITNESHRQAAGYLREALATHKNAQDLINIGAYQRGSNPQIDLAIDLNEPIKAFLRQSVEENISLEQAQAALLAIFHPYLNQG
- a CDS encoding FliH/SctL family protein; its protein translation is MSSVPPIRPKIIKVSAFEDGTYTIRTPGRSAERPFGPAASRSPEPQVSAAQDKASAIIALAEEDAEQIRQVALDEGRARGHAEGYAMGLEEAKRTVVQEYGQILGALSQAIAQFHAEMAQREDNLIQELSKLSIAIAAKLLPIELAHGREAALPLARVAIQHLIDKTQVRLRVHPLDMDQIVAVKQQLMLSIDGLNQLDIVPDSNVGLGGCLVESRSGLIDARLSTQLAEVATSLLDVQLGVDEGSGVDPMVAAAVQALGHSAMLSTIDSSSANPAAHMEALMRRDAATQAEAEARARQVVQAAQAEAAAVLAQAQAQARALAMSAQPLPSVPPPAAPAAPPPPAPTPRATPAPAPVPPAPPPIAAKREHLEAPLGDQAIDELLSGVESRIPADQLLPNVASNRNQEPNLEQATDSLARMLGKKKTKSGRGW
- a CDS encoding family 1 glycosylhydrolase, with amino-acid sequence MASFRWLVSLFLGVTVGLHLPAPTARAQGADELPPAPVGQTPFLWGVTLSDYQNDGAHPAMDWAELERSGRLPERSGLSANFRGHMQADLDRAASLGLNAFRTSIEWSRIEPVEGQFDRAEVAHLHRLLDGIRKRKMTPVIALHHFATPRWAMEASADGLAGWENPRIVERYNRYVAFVTREFGKKIDWYITFNEPATLILGGYMMGWTLPHRMGPVSTVRATANLVTAHVEAYKTIHRLDGNARVSLAEYNALFPIADGGIHYMPSQLLNLVLDKHRGWDGRPRVRYLDYLALHYYGAVDAGAATSFPVQPWRWGVRPEHMDRIIRAYHEAFRLPILLAENGFATRNREPRSDGWTREAYLVAHIDALRKLKDEGLPILGYMYWTLTDNYEWGSFDPRFGLWRIDIRNKDLTRHPTPAVEVYREIIRAGGVTPTLRMRYPPPSSPP